The Quercus robur chromosome 7, dhQueRobu3.1, whole genome shotgun sequence genome has a segment encoding these proteins:
- the LOC126691999 gene encoding uncharacterized protein LOC126691999 isoform X5, with product MGKKEGEKNGGGNKVAPAPAPAEKKDDVSVTAVYKINCNCNGCVEKIEKALRHFDGVEEVKIDRDACELTVKGTNLDLTAIREKLEKEIKKKFELVSPQPKKGGGGGGGGGYKKPEKKKAEKKEEPKKPKELRDELHKEILQLARENLENEPPIMELRNQKEGEKNGGDNKVAPAEKKDVVSVTAIYKIDCNCEGCVEKIKKALCHFDGVEELKIDCNKLTVKGTNLDPTAIREKLEKEIKKKFELVSTQPKKGGGGGGGGYKKPEKKKAEKKEEPKKPKELRDELHKETLQLARENLENEPPIMELRNQKEGEKNSGDNKVAQVQAPVPVPAEKKDDIFVTAIYKIDCNCEGCAEKIKKALCHFDGVEELRIDCNKLTVKGTNLEPTAIREKLEKEIKKKFELVSPQPKKGSGGGCGYKKPKEKKAENKEEPKKPKELMDELHKETLQLARENLENKPPIMELRNQPRPQDGSSQSWYPPSVVSSPNSSRPGTPSSASSSSFSSHRTSDRPQSPSHVSPAEAAGIIAVLKDKSVDELRKLLSDKDAYHHFLLSLDQVKIQNNSRDELRKETLQLARENLEKEPRIMELRNQCRIIRTTELAAAQEKLNELERKKEETLKFYSPQSLLQRLQDANKTEEESENLHKQLLDRDVDLGTFVQKYKKLRTTYHRRALIHLSAKTSSIG from the exons ATGGGCAAG aaagagggagaaaagaATGGTGGAGGTAACAAGGTTGCGCCGGCACCGGCGCCGGCGGAGAAGAAAGACGACGTTTCGGTCACCGCCGTTTACAAGATCAACTGCAATTGCAACGGGTGCGTCGAGAAAATCGAAAAAGCCCTTCGTCATTTCGATG GTGTGGAAGAGGTGAAGATAGATCGTGATGCCTGCGAATTGACGGTAAAAGGGACCAACTTAGACCTCACGGCAATCAGAGagaaattggaaaaagaaatcaagaagAAATTTGAGCTGGTTTCTCCTCAGCCCAAAAAAGGCGGTGGCGGCGGTGGTGGCGGTGGCTATAAGAAGCCGGAAAAGAAGAAggctgaaaagaaagaagagcctAAGAAACCCAAAGAG TTAAGAGATGAACTTCATAAGGAGATTCTACAACTTGCGA GGGAGAACTTGGAAAACGAACCACCGATTATGGAGCTTAGAAACCAG aaagagggagaaaagaATGGTGGAGATAACAAGGTCGCACCAGCAGAGAAGAAAGACGTCGTTTCGGTCACTGCCATTTACAAGATTGACTGCAATTGCGAAGGGTGTGTCGAGAAAATCAAAAAAGCCCTTTGTCATTTCGATG GTGTGGAAGAGTTGAAGATAGATTGTAACAAATTGACAGTAAAAGGGACCAACTTAGACCCCACGGCAATCAGAGagaaattggaaaaagaaatcaagaagAAATTTGAGCTGGTTTCTACTCAGCCCAAAAAAggcggcggtggtggtggtggtggctataAGAAGCCAGAAAAGAAGAAggctgaaaagaaagaagagcctAAGAAACCCAAAGAG TTAAGAGATGAACTTCATAAGGAGACTCTACAACTTGCAA GGGAGAACTTGGAAAACGAACCACCGATTATGGAGCTTAGAAACCAG aaagagggagaaaagaATAGTGGAGATAACAAGGTTGCACAGGTGCAGGCGCCGGTGCCGGTGCCGGCAGAGAAGAAAGACGACATTTTCGTCACTGCCATTTACAAGATCGACTGCAATTGCGAAGGGTGTGCTGAGAAAATCAAAAAAGCCCTTTGTCATTTTGATG GTGTGGAAGAGTTGAGGATAGATTGTAACAAATTGACGGTAAAAGGGACCAACTTAGAGCCCACAGCAATCAGAGagaaattggaaaaagaaatcaagaagAAATTTGAACTGGTTTCTCCTCAACCCAAAAAAGGCAGTGGCGGCGGCTGTGGCTATAAGAAGCCGAAAGAGAAGAAGGCTGAAAACAAAGAAGAGCCTAAGAAACCTAAAGAG TTAATGGATGAACTTCATAAGGAGACTCTACAGCTTGCGA GGGAGAACTTGGAAAACAAACCACCGATTATGGAGCTTAGAAACCAG CCACGTCCACAGGATGGTTCTTCACAGTCTTGGTATCCTCCATCTGTAGTTAGCTCCCCAAATTCATCTCGTCCAGGAACACCAAGCAGTGCCTCTTCTAGCAGCTTCAGTTCACATAGGACTTCAGACAGGCCACAGTCACCATCACATGTTTCACCTGCTGAAGCTGCGGGTATTATTGCTGTTCTGAAGGATAAAAG TGTTGATGAATTACGGAAGCTTTTGTCTGACAAGGATGCATACCATCATTTCTTACTCTCACTTGATcaagtgaaaattcaaaacaat TCAAGAGATGAACTTCGTAAGGAGACTCTTCAACTTGCAA GGGAGAACTTGGAAAAGGAACCACGGATTATGGAGCTTAGAAACCAG TGCAGAATAATACGGACAACAGAATTGGCTGCTGCTCAGGAGAAACTCAATGAGCTtgagagaaagaaggaagagacATTGAAATTCTATTCCCCTCAATCCCTTCTCCAAAGGCTTCAAG ATGCGAATAAGACAGAGGAGGAATCGGAAAACCTGCACAAACAGCTCTTAGATAGGGATGTGGACCTTGGGACCTTTGTGCAGAAATACAAGAAGCTCCGTACCACTTACCATAGGCGTGCGCTTATTCACCTTTCAGCCAAAACTTCTTCAATTGGTTGA
- the LOC126691999 gene encoding uncharacterized protein LOC126691999 isoform X12 → MGKKEGEKNGGGNKVAPAPAPAEKKDDVSVTAVYKINCNCNGCVEKIEKALRHFDGVEEVKIDRDACELTVKGTNLDLTAIREKLEKEIKKKFELVSPQPKKGGGGGGGGGYKKPEKKKAEKKEEPKKPKELRDELHKEILQLARENLENEPPIMELRNQKEGEKNGGDNKVAQVQAPVPVPAEKKDDIFVTAIYKIDCNCEGCAEKIKKALCHFDGVEELRIDCNKLTVKGTNLEPTAIREKLEKEIKKKFELVSPQPKKGSGGGCGYKKPKEKKAENKEEPKKPKELMDELHKETLQLARENLENKPPIMELRNQINQLIEELFPPLILLDQQPQPRPQDGSSQSWYPPSVVSSPNSSRPGTPSSASSSSFSSHRTSDRPQSPSHVSPAEAAGIIAVLKDKSVDELRKLLSDKDAYHHFLLSLDQVKIQNNSRDELRKETLQLARENLEKEPRIMELRNQCRIIRTTELAAAQEKLNELERKKEETLKFYSPQSLLQRLQDANKTEEESENLHKQLLDRDVDLGTFVQKYKKLRTTYHRRALIHLSAKTSSIG, encoded by the exons ATGGGCAAG aaagagggagaaaagaATGGTGGAGGTAACAAGGTTGCGCCGGCACCGGCGCCGGCGGAGAAGAAAGACGACGTTTCGGTCACCGCCGTTTACAAGATCAACTGCAATTGCAACGGGTGCGTCGAGAAAATCGAAAAAGCCCTTCGTCATTTCGATG GTGTGGAAGAGGTGAAGATAGATCGTGATGCCTGCGAATTGACGGTAAAAGGGACCAACTTAGACCTCACGGCAATCAGAGagaaattggaaaaagaaatcaagaagAAATTTGAGCTGGTTTCTCCTCAGCCCAAAAAAGGCGGTGGCGGCGGTGGTGGCGGTGGCTATAAGAAGCCGGAAAAGAAGAAggctgaaaagaaagaagagcctAAGAAACCCAAAGAG TTAAGAGATGAACTTCATAAGGAGATTCTACAACTTGCGA GGGAGAACTTGGAAAACGAACCACCGATTATGGAGCTTAGAAACCAG aaagagggagaaaagaATGGTGGAGATAACAAG GTTGCACAGGTGCAGGCGCCGGTGCCGGTGCCGGCAGAGAAGAAAGACGACATTTTCGTCACTGCCATTTACAAGATCGACTGCAATTGCGAAGGGTGTGCTGAGAAAATCAAAAAAGCCCTTTGTCATTTTGATG GTGTGGAAGAGTTGAGGATAGATTGTAACAAATTGACGGTAAAAGGGACCAACTTAGAGCCCACAGCAATCAGAGagaaattggaaaaagaaatcaagaagAAATTTGAACTGGTTTCTCCTCAACCCAAAAAAGGCAGTGGCGGCGGCTGTGGCTATAAGAAGCCGAAAGAGAAGAAGGCTGAAAACAAAGAAGAGCCTAAGAAACCTAAAGAG TTAATGGATGAACTTCATAAGGAGACTCTACAGCTTGCGA GGGAGAACTTGGAAAACAAACCACCGATTATGGAGCTTAGAAACCAG ATTAATCAACTGATTGAAGAACTTTTTCCTCCTTTGATTCTATTGGACCAACAACCTCAGCCACGTCCACAGGATGGTTCTTCACAGTCTTGGTATCCTCCATCTGTAGTTAGCTCCCCAAATTCATCTCGTCCAGGAACACCAAGCAGTGCCTCTTCTAGCAGCTTCAGTTCACATAGGACTTCAGACAGGCCACAGTCACCATCACATGTTTCACCTGCTGAAGCTGCGGGTATTATTGCTGTTCTGAAGGATAAAAG TGTTGATGAATTACGGAAGCTTTTGTCTGACAAGGATGCATACCATCATTTCTTACTCTCACTTGATcaagtgaaaattcaaaacaat TCAAGAGATGAACTTCGTAAGGAGACTCTTCAACTTGCAA GGGAGAACTTGGAAAAGGAACCACGGATTATGGAGCTTAGAAACCAG TGCAGAATAATACGGACAACAGAATTGGCTGCTGCTCAGGAGAAACTCAATGAGCTtgagagaaagaaggaagagacATTGAAATTCTATTCCCCTCAATCCCTTCTCCAAAGGCTTCAAG ATGCGAATAAGACAGAGGAGGAATCGGAAAACCTGCACAAACAGCTCTTAGATAGGGATGTGGACCTTGGGACCTTTGTGCAGAAATACAAGAAGCTCCGTACCACTTACCATAGGCGTGCGCTTATTCACCTTTCAGCCAAAACTTCTTCAATTGGTTGA
- the LOC126691999 gene encoding vacuolar protein-sorting-associated protein 37 homolog 1-like isoform X28 — protein sequence MGKKEGEKNGGGNKVAPAPAPAEKKDDVSVTAVYKINCNCNGCVEKIEKALRHFDGVEEVKIDRDACELTVKGTNLDLTAIREKLEKEIKKKFELVSPQPKKGGGGGGGGGYKKPEKKKAEKKEEPKKPKELRDELHKETLQLARENLENEPPIMELRNQPRPQDGSSQSWYPPSVVSSPNSSRPGTPSSASSSSFSSHRTSDRPQSPSHVSPAEAAGIIAVLKDKSVDELRKLLSDKDAYHHFLLSLDQVKIQNNSRDELRKETLQLARENLEKEPRIMELRNQCRIIRTTELAAAQEKLNELERKKEETLKFYSPQSLLQRLQDANKTEEESENLHKQLLDRDVDLGTFVQKYKKLRTTYHRRALIHLSAKTSSIG from the exons ATGGGCAAG aaagagggagaaaagaATGGTGGAGGTAACAAGGTTGCGCCGGCACCGGCGCCGGCGGAGAAGAAAGACGACGTTTCGGTCACCGCCGTTTACAAGATCAACTGCAATTGCAACGGGTGCGTCGAGAAAATCGAAAAAGCCCTTCGTCATTTCGATG GTGTGGAAGAGGTGAAGATAGATCGTGATGCCTGCGAATTGACGGTAAAAGGGACCAACTTAGACCTCACGGCAATCAGAGagaaattggaaaaagaaatcaagaagAAATTTGAGCTGGTTTCTCCTCAGCCCAAAAAAGGCGGTGGCGGCGGTGGTGGCGGTGGCTATAAGAAGCCGGAAAAGAAGAAggctgaaaagaaagaagagcctAAGAAACCCAAAGAG TTAAGAGATGAACTTCATAAGGAGACTCTACAACTTGCAA GGGAGAACTTGGAAAACGAACCACCGATTATGGAGCTTAGAAACCAG CCACGTCCACAGGATGGTTCTTCACAGTCTTGGTATCCTCCATCTGTAGTTAGCTCCCCAAATTCATCTCGTCCAGGAACACCAAGCAGTGCCTCTTCTAGCAGCTTCAGTTCACATAGGACTTCAGACAGGCCACAGTCACCATCACATGTTTCACCTGCTGAAGCTGCGGGTATTATTGCTGTTCTGAAGGATAAAAG TGTTGATGAATTACGGAAGCTTTTGTCTGACAAGGATGCATACCATCATTTCTTACTCTCACTTGATcaagtgaaaattcaaaacaat TCAAGAGATGAACTTCGTAAGGAGACTCTTCAACTTGCAA GGGAGAACTTGGAAAAGGAACCACGGATTATGGAGCTTAGAAACCAG TGCAGAATAATACGGACAACAGAATTGGCTGCTGCTCAGGAGAAACTCAATGAGCTtgagagaaagaaggaagagacATTGAAATTCTATTCCCCTCAATCCCTTCTCCAAAGGCTTCAAG ATGCGAATAAGACAGAGGAGGAATCGGAAAACCTGCACAAACAGCTCTTAGATAGGGATGTGGACCTTGGGACCTTTGTGCAGAAATACAAGAAGCTCCGTACCACTTACCATAGGCGTGCGCTTATTCACCTTTCAGCCAAAACTTCTTCAATTGGTTGA
- the LOC126691999 gene encoding uncharacterized protein LOC126691999 isoform X2 codes for MGKKEGEKNGGGNKVAPAPAPAEKKDDVSVTAVYKINCNCNGCVEKIEKALRHFDGVEEVKIDRDACELTVKGTNLDLTAIREKLEKEIKKKFELVSPQPKKGGGGGGGGGYKKPEKKKAEKKEEPKKPKELRDELHKEILQLARENLENEPPIMELRNQKEGEKNGGDNKVAPAEKKDVVSVTAIYKIDCNCEGCVEKIKKALCHFDGVEELKIDCNKLTVKGTNLDPTAIREKLEKEIKKKFELVSTQPKKGGGGGGGGYKKPEKKKAEKKEEPKKPKELRDELHKETLQLARENLENEPPIMELRNQKEGEKNSGDNKVAQVQAPVPVPAEKKDDIFVTAIYKIDCNCEGCAEKIKKALCHFDGVEELRIDCNKLTVKGTNLEPTAIREKLEKEIKKKFELVSPQPKKGSGGGCGYKKPKEKKAENKEEPKKPKELMDELHKETLQLARENLENKPPIMELRNQINQLIEELFPPLILLDQQPQPRPQDGSSQSWYPPSVVSSPNSSRPGTPSSASSSSFSSHRTSDRPQSPSHVSPAEAAGIIAVLKDKSVDELRKLLSDKDAYHHFLLSLDQVKIQNNSRDELRKETLQLARENLEKEPRIMELRNQCRIIRTTELAAAQEKLNELERKKEETLKFYSPQSLLQRLQDANKTEEESENLHKQLLDRDVDLGTFVQKYKKLRTTYHRRALIHLSAKTSSIG; via the exons aaagagggagaaaagaATGGTGGAGGTAACAAGGTTGCGCCGGCACCGGCGCCGGCGGAGAAGAAAGACGACGTTTCGGTCACCGCCGTTTACAAGATCAACTGCAATTGCAACGGGTGCGTCGAGAAAATCGAAAAAGCCCTTCGTCATTTCGATG GTGTGGAAGAGGTGAAGATAGATCGTGATGCCTGCGAATTGACGGTAAAAGGGACCAACTTAGACCTCACGGCAATCAGAGagaaattggaaaaagaaatcaagaagAAATTTGAGCTGGTTTCTCCTCAGCCCAAAAAAGGCGGTGGCGGCGGTGGTGGCGGTGGCTATAAGAAGCCGGAAAAGAAGAAggctgaaaagaaagaagagcctAAGAAACCCAAAGAG TTAAGAGATGAACTTCATAAGGAGATTCTACAACTTGCGA GGGAGAACTTGGAAAACGAACCACCGATTATGGAGCTTAGAAACCAG aaagagggagaaaagaATGGTGGAGATAACAAGGTCGCACCAGCAGAGAAGAAAGACGTCGTTTCGGTCACTGCCATTTACAAGATTGACTGCAATTGCGAAGGGTGTGTCGAGAAAATCAAAAAAGCCCTTTGTCATTTCGATG GTGTGGAAGAGTTGAAGATAGATTGTAACAAATTGACAGTAAAAGGGACCAACTTAGACCCCACGGCAATCAGAGagaaattggaaaaagaaatcaagaagAAATTTGAGCTGGTTTCTACTCAGCCCAAAAAAggcggcggtggtggtggtggtggctataAGAAGCCAGAAAAGAAGAAggctgaaaagaaagaagagcctAAGAAACCCAAAGAG TTAAGAGATGAACTTCATAAGGAGACTCTACAACTTGCAA GGGAGAACTTGGAAAACGAACCACCGATTATGGAGCTTAGAAACCAG aaagagggagaaaagaATAGTGGAGATAACAAGGTTGCACAGGTGCAGGCGCCGGTGCCGGTGCCGGCAGAGAAGAAAGACGACATTTTCGTCACTGCCATTTACAAGATCGACTGCAATTGCGAAGGGTGTGCTGAGAAAATCAAAAAAGCCCTTTGTCATTTTGATG GTGTGGAAGAGTTGAGGATAGATTGTAACAAATTGACGGTAAAAGGGACCAACTTAGAGCCCACAGCAATCAGAGagaaattggaaaaagaaatcaagaagAAATTTGAACTGGTTTCTCCTCAACCCAAAAAAGGCAGTGGCGGCGGCTGTGGCTATAAGAAGCCGAAAGAGAAGAAGGCTGAAAACAAAGAAGAGCCTAAGAAACCTAAAGAG TTAATGGATGAACTTCATAAGGAGACTCTACAGCTTGCGA GGGAGAACTTGGAAAACAAACCACCGATTATGGAGCTTAGAAACCAG ATTAATCAACTGATTGAAGAACTTTTTCCTCCTTTGATTCTATTGGACCAACAACCTCAGCCACGTCCACAGGATGGTTCTTCACAGTCTTGGTATCCTCCATCTGTAGTTAGCTCCCCAAATTCATCTCGTCCAGGAACACCAAGCAGTGCCTCTTCTAGCAGCTTCAGTTCACATAGGACTTCAGACAGGCCACAGTCACCATCACATGTTTCACCTGCTGAAGCTGCGGGTATTATTGCTGTTCTGAAGGATAAAAG TGTTGATGAATTACGGAAGCTTTTGTCTGACAAGGATGCATACCATCATTTCTTACTCTCACTTGATcaagtgaaaattcaaaacaat TCAAGAGATGAACTTCGTAAGGAGACTCTTCAACTTGCAA GGGAGAACTTGGAAAAGGAACCACGGATTATGGAGCTTAGAAACCAG TGCAGAATAATACGGACAACAGAATTGGCTGCTGCTCAGGAGAAACTCAATGAGCTtgagagaaagaaggaagagacATTGAAATTCTATTCCCCTCAATCCCTTCTCCAAAGGCTTCAAG ATGCGAATAAGACAGAGGAGGAATCGGAAAACCTGCACAAACAGCTCTTAGATAGGGATGTGGACCTTGGGACCTTTGTGCAGAAATACAAGAAGCTCCGTACCACTTACCATAGGCGTGCGCTTATTCACCTTTCAGCCAAAACTTCTTCAATTGGTTGA
- the LOC126691999 gene encoding vacuolar protein-sorting-associated protein 37 homolog 1-like isoform X45, giving the protein MGKKEGEKNGGGNKVAPAPAPAEKKDDVSVTAVYKINCNCNGCVEKIEKALRHFDGVEEVKIDRDACELTVKGTNLDLTAIREKLEKEIKKKFELRDELHKEILQLARENLENKPPIMELRNQPRPQDGSSQSWYPPSVVSSPNSSRPGTPSSASSSSFSSHRTSDRPQSPSHVSPAEAAGIIAVLKDKSVDELRKLLSDKDAYHHFLLSLDQVKIQNNSRDELRKETLQLARENLEKEPRIMELRNQCRIIRTTELAAAQEKLNELERKKEETLKFYSPQSLLQRLQDANKTEEESENLHKQLLDRDVDLGTFVQKYKKLRTTYHRRALIHLSAKTSSIG; this is encoded by the exons ATGGGCAAG aaagagggagaaaagaATGGTGGAGGTAACAAGGTTGCGCCGGCACCGGCGCCGGCGGAGAAGAAAGACGACGTTTCGGTCACCGCCGTTTACAAGATCAACTGCAATTGCAACGGGTGCGTCGAGAAAATCGAAAAAGCCCTTCGTCATTTCGATG GTGTGGAAGAGGTGAAGATAGATCGTGATGCCTGCGAATTGACGGTAAAAGGGACCAACTTAGACCTCACGGCAATCAGAGagaaattggaaaaagaaatcaagaagAAATTTG AGTTAAGAGATGAACTTCATAAGGAGATTCTACAACTTGCGA GGGAGAACTTGGAAAACAAACCACCGATTATGGAGCTTAGAAACCAG CCACGTCCACAGGATGGTTCTTCACAGTCTTGGTATCCTCCATCTGTAGTTAGCTCCCCAAATTCATCTCGTCCAGGAACACCAAGCAGTGCCTCTTCTAGCAGCTTCAGTTCACATAGGACTTCAGACAGGCCACAGTCACCATCACATGTTTCACCTGCTGAAGCTGCGGGTATTATTGCTGTTCTGAAGGATAAAAG TGTTGATGAATTACGGAAGCTTTTGTCTGACAAGGATGCATACCATCATTTCTTACTCTCACTTGATcaagtgaaaattcaaaacaat TCAAGAGATGAACTTCGTAAGGAGACTCTTCAACTTGCAA GGGAGAACTTGGAAAAGGAACCACGGATTATGGAGCTTAGAAACCAG TGCAGAATAATACGGACAACAGAATTGGCTGCTGCTCAGGAGAAACTCAATGAGCTtgagagaaagaaggaagagacATTGAAATTCTATTCCCCTCAATCCCTTCTCCAAAGGCTTCAAG ATGCGAATAAGACAGAGGAGGAATCGGAAAACCTGCACAAACAGCTCTTAGATAGGGATGTGGACCTTGGGACCTTTGTGCAGAAATACAAGAAGCTCCGTACCACTTACCATAGGCGTGCGCTTATTCACCTTTCAGCCAAAACTTCTTCAATTGGTTGA
- the LOC126691999 gene encoding vacuolar protein-sorting-associated protein 37 homolog 1-like isoform X43, with translation MGKKEGEKNGGGNKVAPAPAPAEKKDDVSVTAVYKINCNCNGCVEKIEKALRHFDGVEEVKIDRDACELTVKGTNLDLTAIREKLEKEIKKKFELVSPQPKKGGGGGGGGGYKKPEKKKAEKKEEPKKPKEPRPQDGSSQSWYPPSVVSSPNSSRPGTPSSASSSSFSSHRTSDRPQSPSHVSPAEAAGIIAVLKDKSVDELRKLLSDKDAYHHFLLSLDQVKIQNNSRDELRKETLQLARENLEKEPRIMELRNQCRIIRTTELAAAQEKLNELERKKEETLKFYSPQSLLQRLQDANKTEEESENLHKQLLDRDVDLGTFVQKYKKLRTTYHRRALIHLSAKTSSIG, from the exons ATGGGCAAG aaagagggagaaaagaATGGTGGAGGTAACAAGGTTGCGCCGGCACCGGCGCCGGCGGAGAAGAAAGACGACGTTTCGGTCACCGCCGTTTACAAGATCAACTGCAATTGCAACGGGTGCGTCGAGAAAATCGAAAAAGCCCTTCGTCATTTCGATG GTGTGGAAGAGGTGAAGATAGATCGTGATGCCTGCGAATTGACGGTAAAAGGGACCAACTTAGACCTCACGGCAATCAGAGagaaattggaaaaagaaatcaagaagAAATTTGAGCTGGTTTCTCCTCAGCCCAAAAAAGGCGGTGGCGGCGGTGGTGGCGGTGGCTATAAGAAGCCGGAAAAGAAGAAggctgaaaagaaagaagagcctAAGAAACCCAAAGAG CCACGTCCACAGGATGGTTCTTCACAGTCTTGGTATCCTCCATCTGTAGTTAGCTCCCCAAATTCATCTCGTCCAGGAACACCAAGCAGTGCCTCTTCTAGCAGCTTCAGTTCACATAGGACTTCAGACAGGCCACAGTCACCATCACATGTTTCACCTGCTGAAGCTGCGGGTATTATTGCTGTTCTGAAGGATAAAAG TGTTGATGAATTACGGAAGCTTTTGTCTGACAAGGATGCATACCATCATTTCTTACTCTCACTTGATcaagtgaaaattcaaaacaat TCAAGAGATGAACTTCGTAAGGAGACTCTTCAACTTGCAA GGGAGAACTTGGAAAAGGAACCACGGATTATGGAGCTTAGAAACCAG TGCAGAATAATACGGACAACAGAATTGGCTGCTGCTCAGGAGAAACTCAATGAGCTtgagagaaagaaggaagagacATTGAAATTCTATTCCCCTCAATCCCTTCTCCAAAGGCTTCAAG ATGCGAATAAGACAGAGGAGGAATCGGAAAACCTGCACAAACAGCTCTTAGATAGGGATGTGGACCTTGGGACCTTTGTGCAGAAATACAAGAAGCTCCGTACCACTTACCATAGGCGTGCGCTTATTCACCTTTCAGCCAAAACTTCTTCAATTGGTTGA
- the LOC126691999 gene encoding vacuolar protein-sorting-associated protein 37 homolog 1-like isoform X44, with the protein MGKKEGEKNGGGNKVAPAPAPAEKKDDVSVTAVYKINCNCNGCVEKIEKALRHFDGVEEVKIDRDACELTVKGTNLDLTAIREKLEKEIKKKFELRDELHKETLQLARENLENKPPIMELRNQPRPQDGSSQSWYPPSVVSSPNSSRPGTPSSASSSSFSSHRTSDRPQSPSHVSPAEAAGIIAVLKDKSVDELRKLLSDKDAYHHFLLSLDQVKIQNNSRDELRKETLQLARENLEKEPRIMELRNQCRIIRTTELAAAQEKLNELERKKEETLKFYSPQSLLQRLQDANKTEEESENLHKQLLDRDVDLGTFVQKYKKLRTTYHRRALIHLSAKTSSIG; encoded by the exons ATGGGCAAG aaagagggagaaaagaATGGTGGAGGTAACAAGGTTGCGCCGGCACCGGCGCCGGCGGAGAAGAAAGACGACGTTTCGGTCACCGCCGTTTACAAGATCAACTGCAATTGCAACGGGTGCGTCGAGAAAATCGAAAAAGCCCTTCGTCATTTCGATG GTGTGGAAGAGGTGAAGATAGATCGTGATGCCTGCGAATTGACGGTAAAAGGGACCAACTTAGACCTCACGGCAATCAGAGagaaattggaaaaagaaatcaagaagAAATTTG AGTTAAGAGATGAACTTCATAAGGAGACTCTACAACTTGCAA GGGAGAACTTGGAAAACAAACCACCGATTATGGAGCTTAGAAACCAG CCACGTCCACAGGATGGTTCTTCACAGTCTTGGTATCCTCCATCTGTAGTTAGCTCCCCAAATTCATCTCGTCCAGGAACACCAAGCAGTGCCTCTTCTAGCAGCTTCAGTTCACATAGGACTTCAGACAGGCCACAGTCACCATCACATGTTTCACCTGCTGAAGCTGCGGGTATTATTGCTGTTCTGAAGGATAAAAG TGTTGATGAATTACGGAAGCTTTTGTCTGACAAGGATGCATACCATCATTTCTTACTCTCACTTGATcaagtgaaaattcaaaacaat TCAAGAGATGAACTTCGTAAGGAGACTCTTCAACTTGCAA GGGAGAACTTGGAAAAGGAACCACGGATTATGGAGCTTAGAAACCAG TGCAGAATAATACGGACAACAGAATTGGCTGCTGCTCAGGAGAAACTCAATGAGCTtgagagaaagaaggaagagacATTGAAATTCTATTCCCCTCAATCCCTTCTCCAAAGGCTTCAAG ATGCGAATAAGACAGAGGAGGAATCGGAAAACCTGCACAAACAGCTCTTAGATAGGGATGTGGACCTTGGGACCTTTGTGCAGAAATACAAGAAGCTCCGTACCACTTACCATAGGCGTGCGCTTATTCACCTTTCAGCCAAAACTTCTTCAATTGGTTGA